In Sulfitobacter sp. OXR-159, one DNA window encodes the following:
- a CDS encoding SH3 domain-containing protein: MRRITFAAVSTLIFVAGCAGIAADQVMVHRTGPNELLKLRSGPGLDFGVIMGLPDGTILNRRDCVTEIGQLWCRVSLADAPEVQGYVSADYISDV; encoded by the coding sequence ATGCGCAGGATTACATTCGCAGCAGTTTCCACCCTTATCTTCGTCGCAGGTTGCGCAGGCATCGCCGCCGACCAAGTAATGGTTCACCGCACCGGGCCAAACGAGCTTTTGAAGCTGCGGTCTGGGCCGGGGCTTGATTTCGGGGTCATCATGGGGCTGCCCGATGGCACCATCTTGAACCGCCGCGATTGCGTGACCGAGATTGGCCAGCTTTGGTGCCGGGTGTCCTTGGCCGATGCGCCAGAGGTGCAGGGCTATGTCTCGGCGGACTATATCTCTGACGTCTGA
- a CDS encoding class II glutamine amidotransferase, whose amino-acid sequence MCRFLAYIGPELPIEALLLAPENSLLNQSLDPELHPSLQLAGWGFAAWSAHLLKPAAPLLYHRPKAAFHDDNAKTLIPSLQAHTMLSHIRAASYDASVVQADENCHPFSFDHTPWIIAQNGALPHWRQLQRELLPHCKDQYLTQMRGTTDTEFLYVLLLSLLEGDSDDDVQRGFEKLLRVICEAARKLDLAALTKLKIALVSSDRIIGVNYGCGHDGETDVTGDWKKLRDEDLPLSMLLEPVYVLTGANFEDHADSYKVDPCPEGEAESAIFASEPLTEDGDEWQEIEFGEIVFLERKDGLISKTVRKLDV is encoded by the coding sequence ATGTGCCGCTTCCTCGCCTATATCGGACCTGAACTGCCAATCGAGGCGCTGCTCCTTGCCCCAGAGAACAGCCTGCTGAACCAAAGCCTTGATCCGGAACTTCACCCCAGCCTGCAACTGGCCGGTTGGGGCTTTGCCGCCTGGAGCGCGCATCTGCTGAAACCCGCCGCGCCGCTGCTTTATCACCGACCCAAAGCGGCCTTTCACGACGACAATGCCAAGACCCTGATACCCAGCCTGCAGGCCCATACGATGCTGTCGCATATCCGCGCGGCCTCTTATGACGCCAGCGTCGTGCAGGCCGATGAAAACTGCCACCCGTTTTCCTTTGACCATACCCCGTGGATCATCGCGCAGAACGGTGCCCTGCCCCATTGGCGGCAGTTGCAACGTGAGCTCCTGCCCCATTGCAAAGATCAATACCTCACCCAGATGCGCGGCACGACGGATACGGAATTTCTTTATGTTCTGTTGCTGTCATTGCTGGAAGGCGACAGCGATGACGATGTGCAGCGCGGGTTTGAAAAACTATTGCGGGTCATTTGTGAGGCCGCGCGAAAACTTGATCTGGCGGCATTGACCAAGCTAAAAATCGCGCTTGTCAGTTCAGATCGTATTATCGGCGTAAACTATGGCTGCGGGCATGACGGCGAGACCGATGTGACCGGCGACTGGAAGAAACTGCGCGACGAGGACTTACCCCTCTCTATGCTGCTTGAACCGGTCTATGTACTGACAGGCGCGAACTTTGAGGATCATGCGGACTCCTATAAGGTCGACCCCTGCCCCGAGGGCGAAGCCGAATCGGCGATTTTTGCCTCCGAGCCGCTGACCGAAGATGGGGATGAATGGCAGGAAATCGAGTTTGGCGAGATCGTGTTTCTGGAGCGGAAAGACGGGCTTATCTCCAAAACGGTGCGCAAGCTCGACGTTTGA
- a CDS encoding PAS domain S-box protein, with protein MASDRLGQIVEDAASEVYLFSVEDFTFTLANRGARENLGYSMEELRGMAAWDIKPELSREAFLDLVEPLINGKTTTLEYETVHQRRDGSRYCVLTHLQLISTEGEKVLYAAIQDITKQKETNAALTKVSARLDAILSNTTMAIFMMDDKQQCVFMNRAAEELTGYKFEETVKRPLHDVIHHTHPDGRHFPIEDCAIDRAFPENHQTQGEETFVHKDGSFYPVGFTASPMKDETGKTVGTVIEVRDLREELRARNAEIEFNNALKTKVEEAMAERDRLEAQLVQAQKMEAVGQLTGGIAHDFNNLLQVVGSNLQLLSKELAEVDAKRRFVDNAMAGVSRGAKLTAQLLAFGRQQPLEPKPQNLGRLVRGMDDMLRRTLGEGIEVETVISGGLWNCLVDPAQLENVILNLAINARDAMAHHGKLTIEVGNAALDDAYAQSHPNVAPGQYVMLAITDTGAGIAPEIMEKVFDPFFTTKDTGEGTGLGLSMVYGFIKQSGGHIKLYSEENQGTTVRVYLPRTQRQEESAPLPATTETPTGSGEVILVVEDDAAVRETAVDQLRDLGYGVLTAENADSALAIVKSGVQINLLFTDVVMPGKIRSPELARETKAHLPNVGVLFTSGYTQNAIVHAGRLDEGVDLLSKPYTRERLALKIHEILSRQSGSDAAHGAQEDAHSAPDDAPKILLVEDDALISMATADMLADLGYAVTEADSVAAAERSLEAERFDIMLTDLGLPDGSGMDLVQHVTQLRPEIAVIIASGADPREYAEGEAEPARYVSLMKPYDEHSLKRALDQCKEPAG; from the coding sequence TTGGCGAGCGATCGCCTTGGGCAGATCGTAGAAGACGCGGCAAGCGAAGTTTACCTGTTTTCAGTCGAAGACTTTACCTTCACCCTCGCCAATCGCGGCGCGCGGGAGAACCTTGGCTATTCGATGGAAGAGCTGCGCGGCATGGCGGCGTGGGACATCAAGCCCGAACTGTCGCGCGAGGCGTTTCTGGACCTCGTTGAGCCGCTGATCAACGGCAAGACGACAACGCTTGAATATGAGACGGTCCACCAGCGCAGGGACGGCTCGCGGTATTGCGTTCTGACCCATTTGCAGCTGATCTCAACCGAAGGCGAAAAGGTCCTTTATGCGGCCATTCAGGACATCACCAAACAGAAAGAGACCAACGCGGCGCTGACTAAAGTCTCGGCCCGGCTGGACGCGATCCTGAGCAACACTACGATGGCCATCTTCATGATGGACGACAAACAGCAATGCGTCTTTATGAACCGCGCAGCCGAAGAGTTGACCGGCTATAAATTCGAGGAAACCGTCAAAAGACCGCTGCATGATGTGATCCACCACACCCACCCCGACGGGCGGCATTTCCCAATCGAAGACTGCGCCATCGACCGCGCTTTTCCGGAAAACCACCAGACGCAGGGTGAGGAAACCTTTGTCCATAAGGACGGCAGTTTCTATCCCGTGGGCTTCACCGCCTCGCCGATGAAGGATGAGACGGGCAAAACCGTGGGCACCGTGATCGAGGTCCGCGACCTGCGCGAGGAACTGCGCGCACGCAATGCCGAGATTGAGTTCAACAACGCGCTGAAAACCAAGGTCGAAGAGGCCATGGCCGAACGGGACCGGCTTGAGGCGCAGTTGGTACAGGCGCAAAAGATGGAAGCCGTGGGCCAACTCACTGGCGGCATTGCGCATGATTTCAACAACCTGCTTCAGGTGGTGGGCAGCAACCTTCAGCTTCTGTCAAAGGAACTGGCCGAGGTCGACGCCAAGCGGCGGTTTGTCGACAACGCCATGGCGGGGGTGTCGCGCGGCGCAAAGCTGACCGCGCAACTGCTCGCCTTTGGGCGGCAGCAACCCTTGGAGCCGAAGCCGCAAAACCTTGGCCGATTGGTGCGGGGCATGGACGACATGTTGCGCCGCACCCTTGGCGAAGGGATCGAGGTCGAGACGGTGATCTCGGGCGGGCTGTGGAACTGTCTTGTCGATCCGGCGCAGTTGGAAAACGTGATCCTGAACCTTGCGATCAACGCGCGCGACGCGATGGCCCACCATGGCAAGCTGACAATCGAAGTGGGCAACGCCGCCCTTGACGACGCCTATGCCCAAAGTCACCCGAATGTGGCCCCCGGCCAATATGTCATGCTGGCGATCACCGATACCGGCGCAGGCATTGCACCGGAGATCATGGAAAAGGTCTTTGATCCCTTCTTCACCACCAAAGACACGGGCGAAGGCACGGGGCTTGGCCTCAGCATGGTTTACGGCTTCATCAAACAGTCCGGCGGGCATATCAAACTCTACAGCGAAGAGAACCAAGGCACGACCGTGCGGGTCTATCTGCCGCGCACGCAGCGCCAGGAAGAAAGCGCCCCGTTGCCTGCCACCACCGAAACGCCCACGGGCAGCGGTGAGGTGATCCTTGTGGTCGAAGACGACGCCGCCGTGCGCGAGACCGCCGTCGATCAGCTGCGCGATCTTGGCTATGGCGTGCTCACCGCCGAGAACGCCGATAGCGCGCTGGCGATTGTCAAAAGCGGTGTGCAGATCAATCTGCTCTTTACCGATGTGGTCATGCCTGGCAAAATCCGCAGCCCCGAGCTTGCCCGCGAGACCAAGGCGCATCTGCCGAATGTCGGCGTGCTCTTTACTTCGGGCTATACCCAGAACGCGATTGTCCACGCCGGGCGGCTCGACGAAGGGGTCGATCTGCTGAGCAAGCCCTACACCCGCGAGCGGCTGGCCCTGAAAATTCATGAGATTCTCTCTCGCCAATCCGGCAGCGATGCCGCCCACGGGGCGCAGGAAGACGCGCACAGCGCCCCCGATGACGCACCTAAAATTTTGCTGGTCGAAGACGATGCGCTGATCAGCATGGCGACCGCGGATATGCTTGCCGATCTGGGCTATGCCGTGACCGAAGCCGACAGCGTCGCCGCCGCCGAACGCAGCCTTGAGGCCGAGCGGTTCGACATCATGCTCACCGATCTCGGCCTGCCCGACGGCTCTGGCATGGATCTGGTGCAGCACGTCACGCAACTGCGCCCCGAGATCGCGGTCATCATCGCCTCGGGGGCCGATCCGCGAGAATATGCCGAAGGCGAGGCCGAGCCCGCGCGCTATGTCAGCTTGATGAAACCCTATGACGAGCATTCTTTGAAGCGCGCCTTGGACCAGTGCAAAGAGCCGGCAGGATAA
- a CDS encoding poly-gamma-glutamate hydrolase family protein — protein sequence MTDRFQNYADLSAEMLRDDDYQIRAEDRGSAVIIIAPHGGTIEPETSLIAEAIAGSDYSYYLFEALKAGAHGDFHITSHRFDEPQALKLVAEATVAVAIHGRRDDGTETVWLGGRAEALRDAIGAALRDAGFDAAPNTTLPGVHETNICNRTRSGEGVQLELPRSLRRALAEDADMLERFCLAVREAL from the coding sequence ATGACGGATCGTTTCCAGAACTATGCCGACCTCTCTGCAGAGATGCTGCGCGATGATGATTACCAGATACGCGCCGAGGATCGAGGCAGCGCAGTCATCATCATCGCGCCCCACGGCGGTACGATTGAGCCTGAGACCAGCCTGATCGCCGAGGCCATCGCGGGAAGCGACTATTCCTACTATTTGTTCGAGGCGCTGAAAGCCGGGGCGCATGGGGATTTCCACATCACCTCGCACCGCTTTGACGAGCCGCAGGCGTTGAAGCTTGTGGCGGAGGCGACGGTGGCCGTGGCGATCCATGGGCGCAGGGATGATGGCACCGAAACGGTCTGGCTTGGTGGGCGCGCCGAGGCGCTACGCGATGCCATCGGCGCGGCCCTGCGCGACGCGGGGTTTGACGCGGCGCCCAACACCACCCTGCCCGGCGTGCATGAGACGAACATCTGCAACCGCACCCGCTCTGGCGAAGGGGTGCAGCTTGAACTGCCTCGGTCGCTGCGGCGTGCCCTCGCCGAGGATGCGGATATGTTAGAGAGGTTTTGTCTGGCGGTGCGCGAGGCGCTTTAG